The following proteins are co-located in the Paenibacillus sp. FSL H8-0079 genome:
- the treR gene encoding trehalose operon repressor: MNNKFIRIYEDIADRIRTGEIEAGTLLQSELDLSESYQTSRETIRKALKMLYEEGYIQKIQGKGSIVLDIRKIDFPISGLVSFKELAKKMGHRAQTYVKVFEEQKVDQVLHKKINFGLNEQVWEIRRVRKVDGEHVILDKDYISQRLVPGLSKEICNDSIYEYIEQELGLSISFAKKEILVEEPTAEDRELLDLEGFHNVVVVRSQVYLEDASQFQYTESRHRPDKFRFVDFARRR; encoded by the coding sequence ATGAATAATAAATTTATCCGGATATATGAAGATATTGCAGATCGTATTCGGACTGGAGAGATTGAGGCAGGTACGCTACTTCAATCGGAACTTGATCTATCGGAAAGTTATCAAACGTCTCGAGAGACTATTCGTAAAGCGCTGAAAATGTTGTACGAAGAAGGTTATATTCAGAAGATTCAAGGCAAGGGCTCGATTGTACTGGACATACGCAAGATCGATTTTCCCATCTCAGGTTTGGTTAGCTTCAAGGAATTAGCCAAAAAAATGGGGCATCGGGCTCAAACGTATGTGAAGGTTTTCGAGGAGCAAAAAGTAGATCAGGTGCTGCACAAGAAAATCAACTTTGGTCTGAATGAACAGGTCTGGGAGATCAGACGTGTGCGCAAAGTGGATGGAGAACACGTCATTCTGGACAAAGATTACATCAGCCAGCGTCTTGTTCCGGGTCTCAGCAAAGAGATCTGTAATGATTCCATCTATGAGTACATTGAACAGGAGTTGGGGCTTTCCATTTCGTTTGCCAAGAAAGAGATTTTGGTGGAAGAACCCACCGCTGAGGACAGGGAATTACTTGACCTTGAAGGTTTCCACAATGTAGTTGTGGTGAGGAGCCAAGTGTATCTGGAGGATGCTAGTCAATTTCAGTATACGGAGTCGAGACATCGACCGGACAAGTTCAGATTTGTAGATTTTGCACGTCGCAGATAA